AGTCGGTCCCCTTTCCGGTGCCGGCCCTGATGCTACAAGCACCTCCGGGCGGCGCCGACACCTTGGAGACGGCAGATCGAAAAGCTCCGGGGGGAGCGGCCGACGCCGGCACATGAGGAAGAGCCGGCGCCGTGGCACGGGAGGGGGCCGGCGCCGTGGCACGGGAAGGGACCGGCGCCGTGGCACGGGGGTGACGGTCCGCACCACCGCTGCGCCCCGGCCGGTGGAGTCGCAACGGCCGGAGCGAGACGGGAACGGTTCGGGGCGGAACCGTCACCGTGGTGATGCGCGGACGAGAGCCGTCCGGCTCAGGCGGCCAGCGCCGCGGCATCCTCCACCAGCCGGTCGAGGTCCGGCAGAGCGTGGGACCGGCGCTGGAATCCTTGGGCGCGGGACCGGTAGGAGCGGTCCTCCAGTACGTTGCGCGCCGCCGCGGCGAGCGAATCGCGGGTGACGTCCTGGACGTCTATCCGGGTCCCGAGGCCCAACTGATGGAGCCGGCCCGCATTGTGGGACTGCTCGGCGAACAACGGCACCGCCACCATGGGGACTCCGGCTGCCAGCGCTTCCCGGGTCCCGTTGAAACCAGCATGCGTGATGAACAGGTCGCTGGACCGGAGCAGCAGTTCCTGCTGGACGAACGACGTCAGATGGACGTTGTCGGGGCGCGGCCCGTCCCACTGCCGCGGGTCGCGGTCCGCCCCCAGTGCCACGACACCGGTGACCGGCAGCTCTCCGAGTGCCTCCACGATGACCTCCAGCAGGGCACGGGCGCCTCCGGGGAGCCGGGGCGCGTTCGACCCGAGGGTGGCGAGGACCAGGGGCCGCTCCGTGGGGAGTTGGGCGATGTCCGGGTCGAGGCCGCCCTGTGCCGTCTGGGTGGGGACCTGGTAGTAGCGGGCGCCGGGCAGTCGGTTGTCCGTGGGGTAGAAGTCCTCCGGAACGACTCCGGCGCGGAAGTCGCGGAACGGGTGCCAGGCGTCGCTGACCGGCGCCAGGCCGAGCTTGCCCCGCCGGCGGTTGAGCTCCTCCGTCACGGCGGGGTGGGCGTAGGGCGCCATCGGCGCGATGTCCAGAGCGCCGTGCGGAATGCCGAGGCATTCCGCCGCCAGATAGCCGCCGTACTCGGTCGACTCGTGGAGGATCAGGTCCGGCTGCCAGCTCTTCGCCACTTCCAGGAGGTCGGGAGTGCTGGCCTCGGCAAGGTGCCCGACGAAGGCCGCGGCGAAGAATTCCGGCGCCAGCTCGACGGTCACGGAGCCGACCTTCGCCATCTCCGGAGGGGGCCGGAGCGCACCGCCCTGGAGTGCTTCCCCCATCGACTGCATATGGGGCAACGTCAACGCGGTGAGTCCGCGCTTCTCGATGTGCTGGACAACGCCGGCTCCCGTGGCGATGGCCACCTCATGACCTGCCGCTTGAGCTCTCTCCGCCACGGGCAGCACCAGGGGCGCGAGGTGCGAATAGATGGCCTGTGCGGTGATGAGGATGCGCATGGTGCTCGCTCTCCACGATGCGGTGCGGGCGCCAACGTGTGGGCCTCGCCCCGGACTTCACGGTCGACTTCTCGAAAACTAAACGCTTGTTGAGAATCTATCACTCGCCCTTCGCGCCCCCTGAAGGACCCCGCAACCCGCACTCGCGCCGGCGAGCTTACGAGCCCACGCTCACTGGCCTGCCGCCGGGCAAAGGAGGCAGCGGGCCATGGGTAGGGCCGGCCCCAAGGCCGATTCGGGGGACAGCCCTGGTGACCTCGGACCCGAAGAACGCTGAGATCTCCTCATCACTCATTTCCCGAGGAGATACCTGATGCGTTCAGCAAAGCCGCGGCCCCTGAAGAGGACGGGACGACGAGGCATGTTCGCCGCCACCGCGGCGGTGCTCGCCGCGCTCGCTGTCTCGACGGCTGTCGCACACGGGGACGCGCGGCAGCAACTCCGCGACGGCGAGGGGCCGGTGTGGACCGGGGCGTGGGGCACGGCCATGCAGCGGCCTGTCGAGGGCAGCGAGGACTGGGGGCCCAACTGGTCACGGCAGGGATTCGCCGACCAGTCCGTACGCCAAGTGGTCCGCGTCGCAACCGGCGGCTCCGCGTTGAGAATCAGGCTGTCCAACTCGTACGGCACCACTCCGCTGCGGATCACTGCCGCGACCGTCGGCCGGTCCGCCGGCGACGCCCAGGTCTGGCCGGGCACCGTACGCAAGGTGACGTTCGGCGGCGGCCAGGGCGTCACCATTCCCCCTGGACGAGAGCTCGTGAGCGACGCCGAGGGCCTGAGTACCTCCCCGCTGGAGAAGCTGACCGTCACCCTGTACTTCGCCGGCCGCACGGGTCCGGCCACCTTCCACCGGTTCACCACGGCCACCTCGTACCGTGCCTCCGGACGCCGACTGTCCGATCCGGCGGGCGACCTGTTCAAGGAGTCCACGAACGCGTGGTACTTCCTGAGTGGTGTGGAGGTGTCCGGCGCCGCCTCCCCGCGGCGCGGCACCGTGGTCGCCTTTGGCGACTCGCTCATCGACGGGACAGGTGCCACACCCGGCGCCGACAACCGCTTCACGGACAAGCTCGCCGAACGCCTCGCGGCCGACCGCCGACCGCTGGACGTGGTCAACGCCGGTATCGGCGGAAACCGGATCCTCCACGACTCGCCCTGCTACGGGGACAAGGCCACCGACCGCTTCCGGCGCGACGTGCTCGACCGCCCCGGTGTGCGCACGGTGATCATCCACCTGGGCGCCAATGACATCGGCGCCCCGGAGATGGCCGACCCCTGTATGGGCTCCGCACCCCGCGTGACCGCACGCCGGATCATCGACGCCCACAAACAGCTGATCCGCGCCGCCCACGCCCGCGGTGTCAAGGCCGTCGGTGCGACCATCCTGCCCATGAAGGGCGCCCTCTTCCCCGTCTACAGCGAGCAGGGCGAGAAGGTCCGTGCCGCCGTCAACCAATGGATCCGCACCGGCCGTGCTTACGACGCGGTCCTCGACGTCGACCGGGCCCTGGCCGACCCCGCCGATCCCACCCTGCCGCGCCCCGGCTACGTCTTCAAAGACGGCCTCCACCCCAACGAGGCCGGCTTCCACGCCATCGCCGCAGCCGTGGACCTCGACACCCTCTGACACCCACACCGGCAAAGCCATGACCATACGACACAGCGAATCGACGCGGCGGGCCCATGGCGGCGATCGAAACCGCCTGCATCGCTAGTGACGGGACGCGGCTGCCAGGCAAAACCTGCCTAACCCAAACGGTCGGCCCAGTCTTTCGGGACTCGTCCCGCGGGGCCGGGGGTGGGCTGATCGGCCGGGTGGCTCTCGGGGGGAGCCAGGTGTGGGCCCGCGGCGGACATCTCCGAGGTCTCGTAGTTCCAGAACCAGCTCTCGCCCGGTTCGAAGCTGCGGATCACCGGGTGCCCGGTGGCCCGCACGTGGGCCGTCGCGTGCTTGGCGGGCGAGTCGTCGCAACAGCCGATGTGACCGCACTGTGCGCAGCGTCGCAGGTGGAACCACCAGCCGCCGTCGGCGTCGCACTCGACGCATCCGGCTCCGCTGGGTGGGACCGAAGGGTCGATTCCGTTCGGGGAACTCATGACGGCTCCTGTGGGGGTTGGGGGTCGGCGGGGGCCAGTGGGAGGCGTACCTGGAAGCGGGTGTCGCCGGGGGCGGAGTGGAATCGCAGGTCGCCCTGGTGCTTGTTGACGACGATGCGCCATGAGATGTCCAAGCCCAGGCCTGTGCCCTCACCCACCGGTTTGGTGGTGAAGAACGGGTCGAAGACGCGGTCGCGGATCTCTTCGGGGACTCCGGGGCCGGTGTCGCGGAACTCGACGAGAAGATGGTCTCCGTCGCGCGCGGTGCGTACGGTCAACGTGCCGTCGGCGCCCGTACTGTTCATCGCCGAGACGGCGTTGTCGATCAGATTCGTCCATACCTGGTTGAGCTCGCTGGGATAGGCCGGGATCTTCGGCAGGGTGCGGTCGTAGTCCTTGACGACGGTGATGTCGGGCCCGATCT
This Streptomyces decoyicus DNA region includes the following protein-coding sequences:
- a CDS encoding SGNH/GDSL hydrolase family protein — encoded protein: MRSAKPRPLKRTGRRGMFAATAAVLAALAVSTAVAHGDARQQLRDGEGPVWTGAWGTAMQRPVEGSEDWGPNWSRQGFADQSVRQVVRVATGGSALRIRLSNSYGTTPLRITAATVGRSAGDAQVWPGTVRKVTFGGGQGVTIPPGRELVSDAEGLSTSPLEKLTVTLYFAGRTGPATFHRFTTATSYRASGRRLSDPAGDLFKESTNAWYFLSGVEVSGAASPRRGTVVAFGDSLIDGTGATPGADNRFTDKLAERLAADRRPLDVVNAGIGGNRILHDSPCYGDKATDRFRRDVLDRPGVRTVIIHLGANDIGAPEMADPCMGSAPRVTARRIIDAHKQLIRAAHARGVKAVGATILPMKGALFPVYSEQGEKVRAAVNQWIRTGRAYDAVLDVDRALADPADPTLPRPGYVFKDGLHPNEAGFHAIAAAVDLDTL
- a CDS encoding UBP-type zinc finger domain-containing protein, coding for MSSPNGIDPSVPPSGAGCVECDADGGWWFHLRRCAQCGHIGCCDDSPAKHATAHVRATGHPVIRSFEPGESWFWNYETSEMSAAGPHLAPPESHPADQPTPGPAGRVPKDWADRLG
- a CDS encoding glycosyltransferase; the encoded protein is MRILITAQAIYSHLAPLVLPVAERAQAAGHEVAIATGAGVVQHIEKRGLTALTLPHMQSMGEALQGGALRPPPEMAKVGSVTVELAPEFFAAAFVGHLAEASTPDLLEVAKSWQPDLILHESTEYGGYLAAECLGIPHGALDIAPMAPYAHPAVTEELNRRRGKLGLAPVSDAWHPFRDFRAGVVPEDFYPTDNRLPGARYYQVPTQTAQGGLDPDIAQLPTERPLVLATLGSNAPRLPGGARALLEVIVEALGELPVTGVVALGADRDPRQWDGPRPDNVHLTSFVQQELLLRSSDLFITHAGFNGTREALAAGVPMVAVPLFAEQSHNAGRLHQLGLGTRIDVQDVTRDSLAAAARNVLEDRSYRSRAQGFQRRSHALPDLDRLVEDAAALAA